From one Variovorax sp. PBL-H6 genomic stretch:
- a CDS encoding thiamine pyrophosphate-binding protein has product MTTTMTVAEALAQAMEEAGVQRIYGVPGGGSSLDVIEAAARRGIAFTLTKTENAAVMMAGALAESTGRLGVALMTKGPGVANAANGVAYASLDRAPVMVITDGFTPAQLGYITHQVFDQRAMLAPVVKGHGRLDGDDAGAEIRRLVTLACTAPCGPVHLELTSAVARKPLGRTLPEAARTPPAVADAMLLKQAAAMIAKARRPVIVAGLEARRAAPQLRALAEGLCCPVLSTYKAKGVLSDRHELVTGVFTGGAQEQECVHQADLIVLVGMDPVELILQPWPYDIPVLDIGVHGYSVHYVKPALGVYGSLAANLEALGGHGLAASTWEPGEIARLRSNVQRALAYGPVSQGVAPDRLVQLTAEACAEAGLRPRMSVDAGAHMFSATTFFPCEEPGDCLISNGLASMAFGVPAAIAAAIEDPTRPVVCFTGDGGLMMCMGELCTAVEAGARILVVVFNDGALSLIDVKQQSRQLPTRGVRWGRHDFARVMEGAGGAGWRVRDEDGLRTALQAALAGQGPALIDVEVEAAGYAQQLKAMRG; this is encoded by the coding sequence ATGACGACGACAATGACAGTGGCCGAGGCCCTCGCGCAGGCGATGGAAGAAGCCGGCGTGCAACGGATCTACGGCGTGCCCGGCGGCGGCTCGTCGCTCGACGTGATCGAGGCGGCCGCGCGGCGCGGCATCGCCTTCACGCTGACCAAGACCGAGAACGCCGCCGTGATGATGGCGGGCGCCCTGGCCGAGAGCACGGGCCGCCTGGGCGTGGCGCTCATGACCAAGGGGCCCGGTGTAGCCAACGCAGCCAACGGCGTGGCTTACGCAAGCCTCGACCGCGCGCCGGTGATGGTGATCACCGACGGCTTCACGCCCGCGCAGCTCGGCTACATCACGCACCAGGTGTTCGACCAGCGTGCCATGCTCGCGCCGGTGGTCAAGGGCCACGGACGGCTCGACGGCGACGACGCGGGCGCGGAAATTCGCCGCCTGGTGACGCTTGCCTGCACCGCGCCTTGCGGTCCGGTGCACCTGGAGCTCACCAGCGCGGTCGCGCGCAAGCCTCTGGGCCGGACGTTGCCCGAGGCAGCGCGGACCCCGCCGGCCGTCGCCGACGCGATGCTGCTGAAACAGGCCGCGGCAATGATCGCGAAAGCCCGGCGCCCGGTGATCGTTGCCGGGCTCGAGGCGCGGCGCGCGGCCCCGCAGTTGCGCGCGCTGGCCGAGGGGCTGTGCTGCCCCGTGCTCTCCACCTACAAGGCCAAGGGCGTACTGTCCGATCGGCATGAACTGGTAACGGGCGTGTTCACCGGCGGCGCACAGGAGCAGGAATGCGTGCACCAGGCCGACCTGATCGTGCTGGTGGGGATGGACCCGGTGGAGCTGATCCTGCAGCCCTGGCCCTACGACATCCCGGTGCTCGACATCGGCGTGCACGGCTATTCCGTGCACTACGTGAAGCCGGCGCTTGGCGTCTACGGCAGCCTCGCGGCCAATCTCGAGGCGCTGGGCGGTCATGGCCTCGCGGCAAGCACCTGGGAGCCCGGCGAGATTGCGCGCCTGCGCAGCAACGTGCAGCGCGCCCTGGCCTACGGGCCGGTGTCGCAGGGCGTGGCGCCGGATCGTCTCGTCCAGCTCACCGCCGAGGCCTGCGCCGAAGCCGGCTTGCGCCCGCGCATGTCGGTGGATGCTGGCGCCCACATGTTCTCGGCGACTACCTTTTTCCCCTGCGAGGAACCGGGCGATTGCCTGATCTCCAATGGCCTGGCCTCCATGGCCTTCGGCGTGCCGGCCGCCATCGCTGCGGCCATCGAGGACCCGACGCGCCCGGTGGTCTGCTTCACGGGCGACGGCGGGCTGATGATGTGCATGGGCGAGCTGTGCACCGCGGTCGAGGCGGGCGCGCGCATCCTGGTCGTTGTCTTCAACGACGGCGCGCTGTCGCTGATCGACGTGAAGCAGCAGAGCCGGCAACTCCCCACACGCGGCGTGCGCTGGGGTCGACACGATTTCGCGCGAGTCATGGAAGGGGCAGGCGGCGCCGGCTGGCGCGTGCGCGACGAGGACGGGCTGCGCACCGCATTGCAGGCCGCACTGGCTGGCCAGGGGCCTGCGTTGATCGATGTCGAGGTCGAAGCGGCCGGCTATGCGCAGCAGCTCAAGGCCATGCGAGGCTGA